In Cutaneotrichosporon cavernicola HIS019 DNA, chromosome: 1, one DNA window encodes the following:
- the RET2 gene encoding uncharacterized protein (The coatomer is a cytosolic protein complex that binds to dilysine motifs and reversibly associates with Golgi non- clathrin-coated vesicles, which further mediate biosynthetic protein transport from the ER, via the Golgi up to the trans Golgi network. Coatomer complex is required for budding from Golgi membranes, and is essential for the retrograde Golgi-to-ER transport of dilysine-tagged proteins): MVVLAASICTRSGKPLLSRQFRPIPRSRIDGLLASFPKLIPANSQHTTVETNDVRFVYQPFEELFVLLITNKGSNILQDINTLQLVVRLISSLTPSMTEAAILHHAFDLLCAFDEVVSLGYKENVSLQQVRSVLEGESHEEKIQEIIARNKEAEAKEELKRRAKQLEMQRREQQRNAQASRHGSGMGGMGGGYGGMAGGYAPVASTPRFEAPQQEYRTPSPAPATSKPVFKGSGMKLGKKGRQNDLMSALGHEVELEPEPEPELEPEPEPEVAVSADVLDKVEQESVHVTIKEELSVTMHRDGGLENFELKGDLDLRISEADYAKLKLTLTPNDYSDLQFRQHPNVAKFAPKGDKVIALKDASRSFPVGQGLKVLRWRLASKDESNVPITVTVWPQGRGDGTSDVAVEYELEAQHLTIRNLVISIPIPPNALPVVADPDVNWSADRGAFTWTIDEVDADSPNGSLEFHCDGDGDAFFPVNVGFAAAGSLANVDVASAELLAGGDVTFSQEKVLTVDKYEIV, translated from the exons ATG GTCGTTCTCGCCGCGTCCATCTGCACCCGAAGCGGGAAGC cgcTGCTTTCTCGACAGTTCCGCCCTAtcccgcgctcgcgcatcGACGGCCTGCTTGCGTCGTTCCCCAAGCTCATCCCCGCCAACTCGCAACACACGACGGTCGAGACGAACGATGTGCGTTTTGTGTACCAGCCGTTCGAGGAGCTGTTTGTGCTCTTGATCACCAACAAGGGAAGCAACATCCTGCAGGACATCAACACGCTTCAGCTGGTGGTGCGCCTCATTTCGTCACTCACGCCCTCCATGACCGAGGCAGCGATCCTTCACCACGCGTTCGACCTGCTGTGTGCGTTTGACGAGGTTGTCTCGCTTGGCTACAAGGAGAACGTGTCCCTGCAACAGGTGCGGAGCGTactcgagggcgagtcGCACGAGGAGAAGATCCAGGAGATCATCGCGCGCAacaaggaggccgaggcaaaggaggagctcaagcgccgcgccaagcagctcgagatgcagcgccgcgagcagCAGCGCAATGCGCAGGCGTCGCGCCACGGAAGCGGCATGGGGGGGATGGGCGGGGGTTACGGCGGCATGGCTGGCGGATACGCGCCTGTGGCGTCAACTCCGCGCTTCGAGGCACCACAGCAGGAGTACCGCACACCATCCCCAGCACCAGCTACGTCCAAGCCCGTGTTCAAGGGCAGCGGTATGAAGCTCGGCAAGAAGGGCCGCCAGAACGACCTCATGTCGGCGCTCGGTcacgaggttgagctcgagccgGAGCCGGAGCCGGAGCtagagccagagccagagccggAGGTCGCCGTGTCGGCGGACGTCCTGGACAAGGTGGAGCAGGAGAG cgtGCACGTCAcgatcaaggaggagctgtCGGTTACGATGCACCGCGACGGGGGGCTGGAGAACTTTGAGCTGAAAGGCGACCTGGACCTGCGCATCTCTGAGGCCGACtacgccaagctcaagctcacgctcacgcCCAACGACTACTCGGACCTGCAATTCCGGCAGCACCCCAACGTCGCCAAGTTTGCGCCCAAGGGCGACAAGGTCAttgcgctcaaggacgcgaGCCGCTCCTTCCCAGTCGGGCAGGGACTCAAGGTCCTTCGCTGGAGATTGGCGTCCAAGGACGAGAGCAACGTGCCTATTACTGTGACGGTCTGGCCTCAAGGCCGCGGTGACGGTACCTCGGACGTTGCGGTCGAgtacgagctcgaggcgcagcACCTGACGATCCgcaacctcgtcatctcgaTCCCCATTCCACCCAACGCCCTCCCCGTTGTCGCAGACCCAGATGTCAACTGGAGCGCGGACCGCGGCGCGTTCACGTGGAcgatcgacgaggtcgacgccgactcGCCGAACGGCTCCCTCGAGTTCCActgcgacggcgacggcgacgcctTCTTCCCCGTCAACGTTGGGTTTGCGGCCGCCGGCTCGCTTGCCAACGTCGACGTTGCGAGCGCTGAGCTCCtcgctggcggcgacgtcacCTTCTCGCAGGAGAAGGTGCTCACGGTTGACAAGTATGAGATTGTCTAA
- the APT1 gene encoding uncharacterized protein (Phosphoribosyl transferase domain) gives MSDVAYLKSQLGVHPGFPKEGITFIDIFPLLRDPFTFEMLITHFVSHIAKVHPGVKPDVIVGLDARGFLFGPIIAMRLGAAFVPVRKVGKLPGDCYVAEYTKEYGVDRFEMQKDAIKEGQTVIVVDDLIATGGSAAAAGELIRKAGGKTLEYLFVVGLPFLSGADKLDAPSYWMVEAED, from the exons ATGTCCGACGTCGCGTACCTCAAGTCCCAGCTGGGTGTTCACCCGGGGTTCCCCAAGGAGGGAATCACCTTTATTGACATCTTCCC cctccTTCGCGACCCCTTTACCTTCGAGATGCTCATCACCCACTTTGTCTCGCACATCGCCAAGGTGCACCCCGGTGTCAAGCCCGATGTCattgtcggccttgacgcccGCGGTTTCCTCTTCGGTCCCATCATCGCCATGCGCCTCGGTGCGGCATTCGTCCCCGTCCGCAAGGTCGGCAAGCTCCCCGGAGACTGCTACGTTGCCGAGTACACCAAGGAGTACGGGGTGGACCGGTTCGAGATGCAGAAGGATGCGATCAAGGAGGGCCAGACGGTCATTGTCGTTGA cgacCTCATTGCTACTGGCGGAtcggcggctgcggccgGCGAGCTTATCCGCAAGGCCGGCggcaagacgctcgagTACCTCTTCGTCGTTGGGCTGCCGTTCCTATCTGGCGCTGACAAG ctcgacgcgccgtCGTACTGGATggtcgaggctgaggacTAG
- a CDS encoding uncharacterized protein (Bromodomain associated), producing the protein MAASPDAVLHLAALHTLAHAGFASTSRAASLNLSSILARYLRLVAEECTGRAALAGRSKVAAVDVVTTLQDLGVGGIGELQEWTVSIDKEVSFVGTKMEELECYLRDGLTISEGVEAHFVPVESDDEVDAEEEDAMDIDDDAQVKIEEVLEEPAFDIRTLYRPKSPDMSWLPPLPTDNIIAGTSGLGTVAAPMDSAPAPLSVADRYRRPIAFASSTLAENHQWMDPPHSASPPEFPPAPSSFPYLISTYAAVKGEPSVALRQTDGRRQAADLLRLTVGNPGVFTTEDTLSIPLPPPRISPIVPSHSESLPPKLLPVNPNQNGIVSSLLQKIRSPYLPPSLRERLTALRPPQAQQNDAGPILFGPAVRGADESALAKARGKATGNEPEFFFRATWDSGPRGMERWSKGGLPAGKKVVQHVEGEKFPRESAGAKALRLKINEKAPGIVDAREASPGAASSPKVTLRLGAPKPPDRGHARFSPRSSIDAGSSFSFDSNVPSAAAFFRPPGDHHDKSKSNSRSTSPSKRYSPQVKQEPMMFD; encoded by the exons atggccgcgtcgccggACGCTGTGCTCCACCTCGCAGCGCTCCACACGCTCGCCCATGCTGGATTCGCTTCCacgtcgcgcgcagcctctctcaacctctcctccatcctGGCACGCTATCTtcgcctcgtcgctgaGGAATGCACTGGTCGCGCGGCACTCGCTGGGCGGTCCAAGGTTGCTGCCGTCGATGTGGTCACGACATTACAGGACCTCGGTGTCGGTGGGATAGGCGAACTGCAGGAATGGACCGTCAGCATCGACAAAGAGGTGTCGTTCGTCGGTAccaagatggaggagctggagt GCTACCTGCGCGACGGCCTCACGATTAGCGAGGGCGTCGAAGCGCACTTTGTGCCCGTCGAGAgtgatgacgaggtcgacgcggaggaggaagacgcgATGgacatcgacgacgacgcccaGGTCAAGATTGAGGAGGTTCTGGAAGAGCCCGCTTTTGACATCCGCACGCTGTACCGTCCAAAGTCACCCGACATGTCGTGGCTCCCACCACTGCCAACTGACAACATCATCGCGGGTACCAGCGGCCTAGGGACGGTAGCGGCACCTATGGACagcgcgcccgcgccaCTGTCAGTGGCCGACCGATATCGCCGACCAATTGCGTTCGCATCATCAACGCTCGCGGAGAACCACCAGTGGATGGACCCACCACATTCGGCATCCCCGCCAGAATTCCCTCCTGCGCCGTCTTCCTTTCCCTACCTTATCTCAACGTATGCGGCTGTCAAGGGCGAGCCGTCCGTCGCGTTGCGGCAGACAGACGGACGCCGGCAAGCAGCCGACCTACTGCGCTTGACTGTCGGCAATCCGGGGGTGTTCACTACCGAGGACAcgctctccatccccctcccaccgcCCCGCATCTCGCCAATCGTGCCTTCACACTCGGAGAGTCTTCCTCCTAAGTTGTTACCTGTTAATCCGAACCAGAATGGTATCGTGTCGTCGCTCCTCCAAAAGATCCGCTCACCCTACCTCCCTCCATCGCTGAGGGAGAGGCTCACTGCATTAAGGCCACCACAAGCACAGCAGAACGATGCTGGACCGATTCTCTTTGGGCCGGCTGTACGCGGCGCAGACGAGagcgcgctcgccaaggcACGGGGCAAGGCGACGGGTAACGAGCCAGAGTTCTTCTTCCGCGCGACGTGGGATTCGGGCCCGCGCGGCATGGAGCGCTGGAGCAAGGGCGGCTTGCCTGCGGGCAAGAAGGTCGTCCAgcacgtcgagggcgagaaaTTCCCCCGCGAGTCGGCAGGTGCCAAGGCGCTGCGTCTCAAGATCAACGAGAAGGCGCCGGGCATCGttgacgcgcgcgaggcgtcGCCTGGtgccgcgagctcgccgaaGGTCACGCTCCGTCTCGGAGCGCCCAAGCCGCCCGACCGCGGCCACGCACGCTTCTCCCCGCGTTCTAGTATCGATGCGGGATCTAGCTTTAGCTTCGATTCGAACGTTCCCTCCGCTGCGGCGTTCTTCCGTCCCCCCGGCGACCATCATGACAAGTCCAAGTCCAATTCACGCAGCACATCGCCGTCCAAGCGCTACAGCCCCCAAGTGAAGCAAGAACCGATGATGTTCGATTGA